A stretch of DNA from Arachis hypogaea cultivar Tifrunner chromosome 19, arahy.Tifrunner.gnm2.J5K5, whole genome shotgun sequence:
CCTAATTGCAAATTTTCTAATAGGAACAAGGAGAAGGACAACATACCTAGAGGGAGGAATGAGGTAGCTCCGGCGACACAAGAAGCAGCGGTGACAACAATGGCAGCAGTGGCGGAGCGACGAAAACGACAGCATAGAGTGACCAACACGACGTAAGGAGTCCACGTAATCTTTGAACGCTGTTGGTAGTGGTCGACGATGATGGAGGGGCTGTTGGAGGTGGTTTGTGGGGGAGAGCgagtgagggagagagagagaaaggagaaggTTAGAGAGAGAAGGAGTAGTTCAGAAACGAGAGGGAGAATGCTCATGATTCGAATTTAGGACAAGATTACCGTTGAATTTACCGGCAGAAAAATCCGACAGTAATGCTTTGGGAATGACCAAAATGCAGCGTCCCACTAATTCGAATCCGCCGGTAAATTCGACGGCAATGATCgcgctaatttttctttttttcctccaATTATTACCGCAAATTTATCATCAAAAAGTCAAATCTGACAGTAATTTTTTTACCCGACGAATTTATTGCCAAATTCGCTGGTAAATTCGTTGGTAAACCGCCGCTAATATTCAACACTAAATTCAATAGTAAATTTGACAGTattcattatttttcttataatatttGGGAATTTAGTCCTAATAATTGAGTTTAAATTAACTAAACAATTCTTTGTTAGTGGCAGAATATAATGACCTAAAATAAGACTAATTCAAAAAGAACAAAActgaaagttaaaaataaaaagtaaaatttactgtattaattttttcttgttaatttataATCAatgattatattatataaaacaataatattttagaatattttcaAAAGGTACATTTTAACTCTatttatgaataaataattatttgtaacCATCAAAAAATTTGATCGTCCACAAAATTGACTACAAAAAAACTAACATAATGTTATATGAATCAAAGAtaaattatatttgacaaaaatatccaaatattAAATCTTTACTTATTCGATTAAAAAGCacattaaattcttaaaatactattactatcatcatcttcaacctcttAAAGATTCAACCCGATTGCATTAAAAAATAAGCATTTTCTTGgggataaaaataatcacgtcAAAATCAGAGCAATAATGTCAAAGAATCATAGCAGagtaagagaaataaaaaaattttaaaccgtCATCGACGAACAGTTAAGCACAAAATATGATTATCTAATTCATCtctgaaagaaaagaaagaagaaagggaatgagAATAAAATAGGCTTGGATCACAGTAACAACTAAATAGCAACTCAAGTTTTGGAAAAGATAACAATAACAATGAAAATAGAAACTTATGCCCCGATAGATCTGATGAGAAAATAAGAAGCAAAAGGACATAAAATAGCCAAAAGAACACTTGAATGAATATTTCTCCGGTGTGCGTAACAATAGCAGACGCAACAGCAGGAAAGGAAAACGGCAGCGAATCTAGGCATCaattaagaaagagaagagggaggAGATGAAGGGAGACAAATATGGATGTATAACAGCTTCATTATGCTTCTACTTGTTAGACGGCGACAACAGTTGTGATCTCTTTTGTCGTTGCCTTTGCCACTTCCCTTTTTTCTGCTTCTTTTTCCCTTTCCTTCAGTTTCTCACTGTTTATTCTTTGCTTTCGCTATGTCTCTCATCCCAAcatccctttctctctcttctttgttGTGGCAAGGacaaccactacaagaaaaatgccgAATACCATTGGATTTAGTGTCAGAGGTTAGCGGCAGGTTTACTGGCGGATTTACCGGCAGATTTGGCACTAAATTTGTTCGGTAGAAAAGTTACCGTTGGATTCAATTTTCCAACAGTAAATTCGTCGGTaataattgaaaggaaaaaaaatttggcGCGATCATTACCATCGGATTTAGGGAGAAAAATCCGACTGTAAGGTAATTAAATAAAACGCACCATTTTTGTCACAAGCTATGCATTACCGGCAGATTTTTTCGATGGTAAAATTGACCCTAAATTCAAATTTGCGAACATttcccttccatttttgcaacATCATTAACCTCACTTCTCtccccttttcctttttctttctctctcaccGTCAGCCCCATCGCCACCATTCGCTGCCATTTCGTTGTTGTTAACTGCTTCCCACAACTCCAGCCATCGTCGCCGTTGAGGAGCGTCCACCTGGAGCTTGTTTCTGCCATTGATGAGCTTGTTTCTCTCCTGCGAGTTGTTGCCTCCATTGTTTGCCACTGTTGCCGCTTGCCTCCGTCAGCTGTGATGTTACCCTCGTCCTTTATTCATGTatgtcttcttttcttctttttttgacaTTGTTGACATTtgctaaaccctaaccctacacTTCTCATCTTCCAATTTTATCATGTTAATTAGTTTCTTAGTTTCTTTAGATTTCATTATGATTCTAGATTTGTAGATTAATGATAAAATGTTGGTGTTTAATGTAATTATCAGAGTCCGTGATTCTTGAAtgcattaatttatgaaaaagtatagggtaccaacatattatttaccaatttctgccaactcttatttataattgtgtttcatggaagtgtgttcgtggatgtgtctaataatttatatattttaaatacatatataaagagacacatccagaaaatatatctataaaaacatttctattaaacacagttataaaaaagacatttttattagacacatccacgaacacacttccatgaaacacaattataaataagagttggcagaagttggcagatatgctgttggtaacgtagtgGAACCGTTAATTTATTGATATCGAAagattttatcttaaattttttatattattatcaaaaagattttttattGATTGTCTTCAATAAACTCATTAATTAACATTAAATAAGTGAAACCAAGATTAacgttaattttatatatatatatatatatatatatataatcaaattaatcAATTCAATCAATGATTCAACAGTTGGATAAGCAACTCAATGATATAGTATTTTAGTTGAGTTAATTATCAATTCGATTCTAATAACTATATTGCGAAGAGACCAGtctaattctaattaataaatatgCTAATGAAAAGAGTAAAACAATTGAGCAAAGCCACAACAAAGGTTACATGGTACACAGCCAAATATGACAATAATTTTCTGTATAAATACATCCACTCACACATTGACCATCATTCATATATTAAACACACATAACACTCTTCCTTTAGCTCATTGAAACAAAAACCACAAAACCCAAATATGGCTATAGATTTGTTATCCCCTGGCTTAATTCCAACCATAGCAACAATATTAACCACTTTCGTGGTCGTCGACATCCTCCTGCGCCATATTCGTGGCCGCCGGTATAATCTGCCACCAGGCCCAAAACCATGGCCCATCATAGGTAACCTAAACCTCATTGGATCCCTTCCTCACCGGTCCATCGACGATCTCAGCAAAAAATATGGGCCCATCATGCATCTCTGGTTCGGCTCCCACCCTGTAGTTGTGGGTTCATCCGTAGAGATGGTAAGATCTTTCCTCAAAACCCATGATGCCGCCATAGCCGGCCGACCCAAATTCTCCGCTGGAAAATACACAACCTACAATTATTCCAACGTATTATGGTCCCAGTACGGCCCATACTGGCGGCAAGCGCGAAGAATGTGCGTAATGGAGCTCTTCAGCGCAAAACGCCTCGAGTCATATGAATACATAAGAAAAGAAGAGATGCGCAATCTGTTGAGTGATCTTGCCAACTCTACTAACACAACGTTGTTGTTGAAGGACCATCTTTCAACAATGAGCCTCAATGTCATAAGTCGCATGGTGTTTGGGAAGAAATACTTGGACAAATCGGAGAACGCGATTATATCCCCGCATGAATTCAACAAGATGCTAGAGGAGTTGTTCTTAATGAACGGTGTACTTAACATAGGGGACTTCATCCCCTGGGTTAACTTCTTGGATTTGCAGGGATACATAAAAAGGATGAAGGCTGTGGCTAAGAAGTTTGATAGGTTTATGGAGCATGTGTTGGATGAACACATGGAGAGGAGGATAGCCGTAAAGGATTATGTTGTTAAGGACATGGTAGATGTGCTTTTGGAGCTTGCAGAGGATCCTAATCTTGAGGTCAAATTTGAGAGGCATGAGATCAAAGCATTCAGTCAGGTACATACTCCCTttatctctttctctttctcacgtAAATAGTAAAAATCACTGCATgtgtattaatttatttttagtaatatCAAATAAGTCTCGATTCTTTACTACTTtttttcttggctttcttttTTCGTTGTTGTTCACCAAAAAAATACTAGTCTCGATTGTCTCTTCACTTCTTCAGCCAGTTAAAtggtaaaaactaatttaatttatgattgTATTTTTTATGAC
This window harbors:
- the LOC112780105 gene encoding trimethyltridecatetraene synthase-like, with protein sequence MAIDLLSPGLIPTIATILTTFVVVDILLRHIRGRRYNLPPGPKPWPIIGNLNLIGSLPHRSIDDLSKKYGPIMHLWFGSHPVVVGSSVEMVRSFLKTHDAAIAGRPKFSAGKYTTYNYSNVLWSQYGPYWRQARRMCVMELFSAKRLESYEYIRKEEMRNLLSDLANSTNTTLLLKDHLSTMSLNVISRMVFGKKYLDKSENAIISPHEFNKMLEELFLMNGVLNIGDFIPWVNFLDLQGYIKRMKAVAKKFDRFMEHVLDEHMERRIAVKDYVVKDMVDVLLELAEDPNLEVKFERHEIKAFSQDLIAGGTESTTVTIEWAISEILNKPEIFKKATEELDRVIGRERWVEEKDIVNLPYINAIVKEAMRLHPVAPMLAPRQAREDIKIDEYDIPKGTQVLIHIWTVGRDPKIWDNPTEFQPERFLGKNIDVRGHDYELLPFGAGRRMCPGHPLGLKVIQSSLANLLHGFNWRLPDNMKKEDLNMEEIFGLSTPKKYPLEVVIEARLPSHLYSI